The Sorghum bicolor cultivar BTx623 chromosome 6, Sorghum_bicolor_NCBIv3, whole genome shotgun sequence genome contains the following window.
CGCGTTTAGTGACAACCAGGGTGCCaggctaaccactgctcccttcatcccaaattaAAGTAACTTATATAGTTACTGTAAATCAAATTGTTTTAAGTTTTATTAATGACACAAACTTAATATTACCATATACGCACATCACGAGATATGAGATATATTTATAATGTACATACTTAGTGCTATAGATATTATAATTAAAATAACTCAATGGTTCTGAGGAAGTAGGAATTGATTTATTTTTGGGTAGATAAAGTACTACCCCTTTTGTGGCCGTGGCAAATGAGTAACACTCCATTTGTTCTTAGTTGGTTTTGGTTTTATTATATGTCATTATATCTAGACATTGATTATATTTAAGGTATAGCAAAATTATGTATCTAAAAGAACTATTTATAATTTGAGACGACATTTTTTTACCTTAGCATTGTCATAATATTAAATCATAATGTAGAAGTCGATAAAAGTCAAAACATGTTTACCTCTAAAACAAGAGTCCTCTATGACCACAAGGATTAGTTACCTAATGGCTTTTAACGTAGGATCCTCAAATTGCATCCTATTCCTACTAAGGTTGTCATCCTTGCGGCACGTAACCtaaaggaaaggaaaaaaagatATCCATGTTTTTTCTGTGACAATTTATCTTAACAAGAACAAGAAGTATCGCTTCTCTTAATCATGGTGTTTGGGTTCAATCTACAAAGTTGTTTCTAGGGAAATTTCGTAAAGTTATCGATATGATAAACACTTTCTAGTATCAGTAGCTCCAAGCGAGAATTTGAACTACAAAAACAAgagcatgtttcatgagcaacAAGACGCATTGTTGAGGCACACATAGTTGCATCATGGTCTTAAGCAGTTGATGTGCCGAGCCGAAGATAGGATGAGAGATTTAGCTTGACAACTTCAAAATCCACAAAAGGCTTGTTTGGCTACCCATCAATCTACTCCAATACCTCTCAGCCCATGTGGATCGGTGTGTCGTGTGTATCTAAACAAATCCTAAAGGGAAACAATTAGCAATCACTCTATGACCCGTGTTTTGCTAAGCATGGGATGGTATAATTGAATAAGGGCCGCTCTCAATGGGTTGGGCCACATAGAATTATCAAATCTGATGACAAGAAAGATGAAATGAGTTTCTATAACGTTATTTCCAAGTTTGTTTTAGAATTACATGCAATGAGTACTATTTTCATATTTATGTGTCAAAATTAAATACAGTGAATAGTACTCTCAAACATTTATATCTTTGAccatcaatttttttttaaaaaaaatatagtttcatgacaTAAGACTCATGTTTTAAGATCcaatatgaaaaataatttcaTAATACATAATTCTTATGTAGTAAAATATAAGTTTTTATTTTAAATagatgttaaaaacagtaatatttgacttaggacaaacctAATGTAACGTGTAAAAAGAACAGAGGAAGTACACGtgaaacacaaaaaaaaaacagaatatTAACTGTACAAGGTGTTTTCAGTTTCACCCATGCATCAAATACTATTTATTGATATGACATATTTGGAAACAATGAAACTATCTGTTAAGATTAGCTTGATTAAATAACAGATCATAAACTCTACCAGCCCGTCTCATGATTTTTCAAATCAAACTAGTTGACGTGTCAAAACACCAATTTTACTCGCAGAAGATAGCACGTGAAGGTGTCATTTTACAACAGAAATATCCACATATGCATCATCCACAAATAAAATGCTTTTCAAGGTGCAAGGAAGCTACCAGGTAACATCTTTACACAATCCtattaaataaaatatgaaATTATGCCTCAAGGATCGGTAAACTTTTCTGCCTTGTACTTCACAATTGCTGCTCCTTTGCTTTCTTTCGGGCCAGTGCTCGCGCTCTAGCAGCTGCAAGTGCATCATCACCTCTCTTGTAGTGATCATCAGTAACCTTTACTGGCTGAGTGTTTTGTGGGGTCTCTTTAGCATTTGATGGAACATCGGCAGCATTTTTCTCAGTAGATGCAACAGCTGTTGAATCCCTCGTTCGACTTGCCGAGGGTTCTTCCATACTCTTAGTCCCCTCCGATCCTACACTGGATTCTCTTCTACGCTTTGGAGAAGGTTCAGAAGCTTCAGCATCAAGACTACTAGGATTTGTATCCTCCGGTTGATTGTCCGACTTTTGAGGGTCAGCACATTTTGTGTTACCATGTGTCCGTGCACCAAAAGCAACATTTCTCTCAAGTCCGAAGTAAAAATCACTCAAGTCTTTCTTTTTAGTTACCTAGAAAAGACAGACGGAGAAAAACATTAGCCAACAGACTATGGCTGCAAAACGGTTATGCAGTTCCTTTTGGTAGGCAATCTGATTTGCAGATGAACGTGAGGAAAACCAACATTTCTGTCACTAATATTGTGAACAGAGAAGGCATGACAGACAAATGACAAATTGCTCAAGAGGCATTTACAGTTAGCAGATCATATTTTGCAGAaacaaattaaataattttctgAAATAAATATAGTCCTGAAGTAAGGGATAAGCTAAAAGGCCAGTTTCATGTATGTATGCATCAGAATTCAAAGGCACCAAAATCCCTTCATTCATAGTCTGTTGCCACAAAGGTGGCACGTAGCCACATGTAAAAACAACCTAATTCAAACGAGACACTTGATGATATATCATAAAACACCAATCTCAACAAGATGCAGTAACCATCCAATTTACATGTAATTCAGCAAGGTGAACTAGACAGACTCATGGACAGGGTTCCATCGGAAATAAGTAGATTATATCCATAGCATATCATATTGAATAAAGTACAGAGGTAACCATGCAGCTTGAAAGAAACAGAAATAAGTAATTCAAAtagaaactcatgaatacaaaaatGCAGGTACAGAGAATATCAGCAAACAAATGAATAGAACttacatcttccttttcttctcGAAGCTGCCTCATTCTCTCTTCTTCAAGCCACTTTTGCTGCTCCTCAAGTTTCTTCCTGTAGGCAGATGTTACAAATTTATCCTTGTCCCCAAAGAGGTGGTCCTCCTTGCTTCTCTCTTTCTGAAGCTTCCTCTCGTATATTATATCCTGTTCTCGTTTGCGTAGCTCTGCTTTTTCCTTAAGTTGTGCAATATACTTTGACTGTTCAAAGGAGATGCATTgtattaaaaaaaatgaaatatcAAACAAGAATAAAACTCAGAACTAGTGGCACAAGTCAGAAAGAACAAGGAAAATATCATGTTAGCATATGCAATGTTGAACCAAGCACCACTTTCGAAAAGCTTCCACTCAAATACAGGTCAGTAATCAGTTGCAACCAATATAGCATGCAGAAGAAGATAAAGCAAAGTGTAAGAAAACACTAGATGCAGCATCAaataagaggaaagaaaaggctATTCGTGAGCTCAATCTTTGAGAAGAAATAGGATAACTACAGCCCATCTAAACTCTCTTGTCTTCATACAATTCAATTCCAAACTCATGAGCAAGAGACAACAGATCAAGTCAAAGAAGATTAGTGATGTTCTCTTATCCAACGATGTCATGCAAGCTCAATGTTTCATGTTTGATGGTGGAGATGAGTGTGCAGCAGTTGTCTATcaggatgatgaagaagaagaaatgcCTGGTAATAGGATACCCTGGACTGTTATTGGAGAAGCAATGGGAGCAAGTGAAGAACTTGAGCTACTCAAAGTTCAAGAATAAGAGAGCTCTATGCAGAAGAGGAATTTGATTCTGAAGAAGAGGAATTTGATAATGAGGATGACATGGATGAAGATGAATGAGTCAGCTGGAATGATGGCATCTTTTGTTATGTTTATCTATGCAACAGGAAATCTGCATTGCCATCATTGATGTTTTATCAATTTATCATTTGTGTTGTACTGTCATGAGCTGATGAATGGGCTGTAATGATTATCTTTTAATTCGGAACTAAGTAGGACCTTAAACTATGGTTGATGAACTTCATATCAATGTTATGTTCTTATGAACTAAGTAGTAGTGTAGTACTGTTACTCCATTGTTCATTTGTTCTTGCCACTGCTATTCACCTTATCTGTTTATTAATCATGAGGTATGTTTTATGATCCTAATCAATGTTTGATGTTTCCCATATCTGTTAGGAACAACATTACCACATGAAACCAACAATTGCTCACCTGTATCTGTACAAGTCCAACAATTGCTCAGCTGTACAAGtctaggaataagatcaatgagGTATGTTTCATTTATACTTCTAAAGTTGACAGCCTATTACATGAATCTGATTTGCTACAGAACAAAAATGCTCAAGCGACGCTAAGGTACGCTTAAGCACACATAAGCTCTAGGGGTGGGTCACCGCTTGCTTAGCGCCGCTGTTTATAACCTTGATAGCATGCACAATTGAGTAGCTATATGAGGTAATGTCTTTCTCAATACTAAAGCTTGTGCAAAATTCAAAAATCAGGTATCTACAGGACATGCTAACTTTCAAAAACCCGTATCAATAAACATTCAACTAAAGCAAACAgccttttgccaaaaaaaattggaattaGATCATCACAATTCACAAATAAGAGATTTTCAGCTAGCTCTACAATCCCTATTTAGCCCTCAAtcaaaaattcatctcacaaacAAGGAAACTCTCAAGCTAAGCACCAAGGCAAACCTCCTCCACATAACAGCAACGTCTATGCTCCTTTTCCTTCCCAAACACTAACGATGTGCTTGGTTTGCCGGACGACCTGCTGCAGAATGATCTGAAGCTACATCCGAGCCTGCCGCTGGCATTTGGTTCAAGTCACAGAATGGATCCGTCCGTCATCAACCTATTCATCTCCCTGTATAAATGTGTCGCTACCCTATCCCTCCCGAAACCATCGGACGACATGATCCATGACCAAACCAAACAACACAACTGTCATCAACCGATCCTACTAGAGTGAACCCATGACGGATGCACTCATTCTGGACGATGTGACTCACCGAACCAAACAGACTGTAAGAATCAGGATGCAAGACTAAGCTAGCAACTAGTCTTCTTCATTAAAAAGCACTCGTAACTAATAACTATACTCTGTCACATATCACTGTGAGCATAAACCAAGCAAATAAACAACTCTCAAAGGCAGGATGGAGGAATTACCTCACGGACGACCTTATCCTGCATCTTAGGGCGGGCTTCCTTCTCTTTCATTTCATCGTACAGCTCGTCGTAGGCGTACACCGAGGGATCCTCCTCCAAGGCCTTCTTCTGCTGCTCCTCTACCTGTGCGCGCGCAACACCCGCAACACCATCCGGACAAAGGGGGGAAGACAGGGGGGAAAAAATTATCTAATGTATTGGCATGAAATCGGTGGAGAGGCGTACGCGCGAGCCGGTGGGTGGAGCAGGTTATACCTTCTGGAGGGCGCGCTTCTTGGCCGCCTGGCGGAGGATTTCTTTctccacgtcgtcgtcgtcatcgtcggcgAAGGCCGCCAGGGGCCGCGCCGGAGGCGGCGGCTTGCGTGACGACGAGGACGATGGCGGCTTCGTGCGGATCTGCAGCCCGTACCTCTGcatcgcggcggcggcgacctgcCGACCTGATCGGTTCCGAGACGGGACAAACCCTAGCCAAACCGGGGCGGGTTAGGCCCCGTTTGGTAGCGATTCTGGAACCCGCTTCACGCGCAGCTTCGCGCGTCTCCGCCTACCAAACGGGGGTCGGAGGTCTCCGCTCCTCGCAGCTCCGCCCCAAAATCGCGCTCTCTGCAGCCACGACCACGAGAGTCCGCGGGAGACGTCGGGGCTCGGGGGCGGGCGCTGGAGGTCGTGAGCAGCCGGTGGCGGCGTCGGGGCTCGGGGGCGGGctgtcaggccttgtttagttcccgaaaTGAAAGTTTTCAATcagtgtagcactttcatttatttGTATTAAATATTGTTCAAATATAAACTAACTATACTCAAAATTTCATTTTgcaatttatagacaaactgtgtaattaatttttattttttattatatttaatactttatgcatatgaCATAAGATTCGAAGTGACAGTGAATTTTGAAAAGCTtttgttttttgggtgaactaaacaatgcagttccaaaaatttttgcaaaattttttagattttccacCACATCGAACATGGcacatatataaaacattaaatataaataaaagaaataattaattacacagtttacctataatttacgagataaatcttttaagcctagttagacaatatttgtcaaatacaaacgaaaatgttatcgtgctcattttgcaaaattatttggaactaaacaaggccttagtttaaaaaattttacaaaaacttccagattctccgtcacattgaatcttgcggcagatgtatagaatattaaatatacataaaaataataactaattgtataacttatctgtaatttgtaagacgaatcttttaaacctaattagtctattattaaataatagttatcaaatacaaaagaaagtgctacaatatatattttgcaaaaaaatttgaaactaaacaagccttCGTCTGCTCTGCTGCGAAGGATAGTGCGTCCGATGAGCCAGACGGGCCAATAGCCGCATTACAGGCcgacatgaaaacaaaaactaattgcatagtttcatctgtaaatcgcgagatccATATTTTAACTATCAATGACGGAGTGCACAAAGAACAGACACCATCAACCATTATAGCTAGACAACATCATCACTTTTTAAGATTTGAAACAGTAAGCACCTTTGATGCTGTACAGCATATGTTCCCTAACACGACATAAACCCTGGGTCATCTGGTGGAACATGACAGCAAAGCACACAGCAGGCGTCAAAACAACCTCACACGTCACATCCCATTTAGTCGGAACCATAACCCCAAAATGAGATGTCACTTTTACACTCTAGGTAACCTTTCTGCTGCCGCAAACCACGATTGCAGCAGTCAAAACACAGGGTCTCATAATCTAGTAACTAAAATTCACCTTTATTTAGCAAACCAGGTAGTCTGACAAGTGATAACTCTTATATCTCTTTGTAAATACGCTGCACCTCTAACCTGTAAACAGCAATCAGAACCAGACCTCTTCTTTCTCTAGAGATATTTACATCCATCTCTGACAAATTGCTGAGGGTGCATGTAGCCTCCAGGGGTCTTGGAAATATGTGACCACTGTCACGAGGTAGTGAGGTACTGATGCCAACCTAATCTCCATCCATTGCTCCAGAAATATCAACCTTGGGCCCAAATCAAATCTTGCCCAAAGTTATCGAGAGCTACCTACATGCCGGGTTATGTTACTTCACTATTTCTGTGAATCAAATCAGCAAGCTCTCTTTTCAGCTATAGCTGAGACTTCGATTGACAAATCTGAGATTGCACTTCATGGCAGCATTTAACCATTGGACATTTTGTTAACATACTTCACAGGATCAACAGCTAACAAAGAAGAATGCGCTGCAGAATCCAAGACTTCTCCACGACTTGCAATACCTGTTTTGATGGGAGTATCTGCAAAAGAGTTAGCGAGTTAGTGGGAAACTGGTGTACAGATTCCAGATATTTCAAGACCACTTGAGGGAAAAAAAGCGCATTCATTAACAATGTTGAAAGAAAGGGGAAATTCTTCCCTGAAGTTTCACCACAGGTTCACTTTCTTCCCTAAGGTTCTAAATGGTTTGGCCAAGTCCCACAAAGTTGTCTTTGGCTCAATCAGGTCACCTAGCTAATGTGGAGCACCAAGTGTGCACCTAGTCAGCAGTGAGTGGCCTAAGGTATCAATATGTGTCAAATCTCTAATTTGCCCCTAATTTATAAAGGCTACAAACATTGTGCCATCATGAACAGGTAAGTACGCATGTCACATAGTCTCCCCATATCAGGGAATAATGCAATGTCTAAAAGAAAAAGATTTAAACTAGTATTCTGGTATGCTGCTGGGAGCAAGAGCAATTTAGCGAGTTGTACCATCTAAGTGTCTAACAAGAACAAAATATGTGCAAATAAGTAGGTATATCACCTAGTTACCACATATCAGAGGATAAAGTGGAAAGTAAAGATTAGATTCAAACTGGTAGAATGTATGGAACAAGAGCAACTTAGTAAGTCGTATCATCTAACAGGAATCATTTTACTATGTGTTAGAATAAGACTCATTAGCATGTATGCAGAGACCATCCTAACATCGTGCTAATTGGTGCACACATGTGCCATTCCATGTCAGCCTGGGGACTATATTGAGCCAACAATGAAACTTGTAGCAAATGAACCTTCAAGAAGAGACTCCAGGGATGGATTTGGCTATTCCACCAGCAATGTtccaaaaaaggaaaaaaaaagaaagaagcagCAGAATGTATAACCGATGGCAAGGATCATTGTAGTGTTATAGCTATTTGCAGAAGGCCTTAAAGACAATGAATAAACTAGAGTAGCACAGCATACCATCAATGAACAAACTCACGAGCCTGAACTTGACTTCTGAACCCATACTTGTCTCTGCACATGGCATTCATGACATTAAatttggatgaaaaaatttgaaCATAAATCAATGATCCGTGCAATCAGCAATGGGACAAGAAATAAAATTATACTCAACCAACCCAGGATGAACTAAGTGGCTTTTTAATTAAGAAGAAATACAAACCCAAATTCTCCTCAATGAGGACTTGAACTTGGGTGGTCTGAGTGTGCACCCACGCCCTTAACCAACTGGGAAAATAAGAAATTTCACATAATCGCACCTCATGAGCACCATAACTAGCAGAGCCCCTCTTTGAATTCTTTCCATCAGGCACGCTAGCAGATATTTCAGTTTCCTTTGGACCACGTGGAGGACCACGACGGTTGGCATGCCTATGTCCTGGATTaaaaactgtgtcatgaaactgatCTAGAAAAAGTACGCATCTTATTTTTGCATACAAACCATTTTCAACAGGAACACCACGGCTACCACCATGACCCCTTGTGTCTGTCTTTCTGTCTCCATGACCTGCGTCAAGTTCAAGTTTAAAGACTCCAGGCATCACCAATGGTGAAACCATTTCAGTAAATTACATTACATACCATCTGCTATTTGCGAAACATTATCTCCAGAATGTGACTGTATTTGAGGGAAATCTGACGATGAGGCATGTGAACCACCCCCAGATGTAGATTTGTCATAGCGGCGAGGCGCCCATACACCACGATCAGGTCTATCTCTGTTTCTGGCATGCCTTTCAACCTTCTCACCAATTGGAGCAGAGCCATGAAGATGATTAGTCTTCTCATCAAAATGGCTTCTCTCAGAATTTTCAACTAACTGATCTTTCACAATGGTACGAGGGTTGACAGCCCGTGGTGGCCGCTTATCCTTCTCAGTATTAAACACATGACCTTCCTGCTCATGTTGAGATGGATTTGAACTGCGGATTTCCTTGTTTGAAAGTATAGTTTTAATAAttcttccactggcttcaggtCGCTGGTCTAGTCTAGAAGTCGCCGGCGGTACACTCTTCACAGGGGTTGATGACTGCTGAGTTGCTCCATCAGGTGTCTGTGGTAAAAATTGATCAAACATTGGTCCATAATAATAAAACTGCAAAAATATCAACTTACATTAGAATCAACCCTTCCTCTTCCTTTCAAAATGACAATTTTGTCCCTTTTAGCCTCACCAGCCTGACCAGATCCAGATGTTCCCCCACTTGTGGCATCTACAAAACAAAACAAGATTATTAACATAGAAAAACGCACCACTCAGCACGTGTAATAAGCTGGTAAATTGAACGAGCAGCCATAAACATGACAGAGACAAGCAAATTAGCTTCCctttctcgaaaagaaagaccgtgttcaggaaaaaaaatatatgaaagGACACATCCTCATCTAGTCTAGAATTACAAAAGTAGCATAACATTAGGAAACGTATATGACGTCACCTAATACAAAAGGCAGTTATCATTCCCATAATTGGACTGAATTGGCAGTACCAAAAGTGTAACCTCTTTGCCTAGTATACTGCAACACGCCAGCAACCCAATCAAAAAGCAAAAAGCCTCCATGTAGCATGTTAAAGGATGATTTTAGCGTTGCACTGGCTCTTAATAAACATTGCCTATTTCTGCTAATTTGGGAAATACGTTAACTTCTGAAGCATTTTTCTCTAAATGGTAAAGGCTCACATATATACACAATTTCACCATGCAGCAACACAAAGCAACATCAATAATGCCCTTGATCGGCGCTGCTAAATTCGGAATTTGAGGTACTATTCCCATATGGCGTGCCCTGGGTGAAACTACAATATGGGATCACAGACAGTTAGGCTGGACACTCATTGAGCTGGCCCGGTTGCTCATGTAAAAAATGCTCCGATTGAACTCATTTTCcttttaaaataaaaatgaGTTGATTTTGAGTAACTTTTGACTTTGGCTCGGGTCATTAAGCTCGGTTTGAAGTTGGGTCTCCAACAATTCAGGAGAACATGGTAAATAAGATTATGACAATTTCAAAAGAACCTAAAAAACTGCGGTTGGCTCATTATGCACCCTCAACAGACAGCATACAATAGTCCATACATCACTAGATACAACATTTAGCAGCACTATAGGCAAAAGGGTAGGTActagccaaaaaaaaaatcctcagCAATACATGGTAACATTAGACATACTGGGAGAGAGTTACTAAAAAATAAAAGTATTACTATTGGCAATTTCTTGATTTGGTACAAGCATACCACCTGAATTTCCAGCAATGGCTTTTTCCCTGTGTGTATGCTCCTCTCTCTTTGGCACCATGATATAGGTTGGCTTTTCCTTAGTACTGTCTCGTACAACATACTGCTTtgagaaaatagaaaaaaagaacAGCAAAATTATGAACTCAGGCCACAATTTATTTCACGGGAAAAAAAGAAGGGTAGCATTTGTTGTTTTGTCTCAACAGGTAGTAATTATCAGAACAACAAACTATGGAACTTTAAGCTTCCAGTAGATCAGTAGGTCTTGTTacaaaataaaaacacaaataGTTCAAATTTCAAATTAACTACTGCTtgagaaaatagaaaaaaaaacagcaaaAGTATGAACTCAAGCCACAATTTATTTCATAGAACAAAAGAAGGGTAGCATTTGTTGTTTTGTCTCAACAGGTGGTAATTATCAGAACAACAAACTATGTGTTATGGTCGTGGATATTTTTGGAGatagataactaggccttatgctttgcca
Protein-coding sequences here:
- the LOC8080327 gene encoding nuclear speckle splicing regulatory protein 1, yielding MQRYGLQIRTKPPSSSSSRKPPPPARPLAAFADDDDDDVEKEILRQAAKKRALQKVEEQQKKALEEDPSVYAYDELYDEMKEKEARPKMQDKVVRESKYIAQLKEKAELRKREQDIIYERKLQKERSKEDHLFGDKDKFVTSAYRKKLEEQQKWLEEERMRQLREEKEDVTKKKDLSDFYFGLERNVAFGARTHGNTKCADPQKSDNQPEDTNPSSLDAEASEPSPKRRRESSVGSEGTKSMEEPSASRTRDSTAVASTEKNAADVPSNAKETPQNTQPVKVTDDHYKRGDDALAAARARALARKKAKEQQL
- the LOC8080328 gene encoding regulator of nonsense transcripts UPF3 isoform X2; the protein is MKDPAHRTKVVLRRLPPAIAQQAVVDQVDARFAGRYDWACFRPGNASQKNHRYSRLYLNFKRPEDVVEFAEVFNGHVFVNEKGAQFKAFVEYSPSQQVPKSNIKKDGREGTIMKDPEYLEFLELISKPTEHLPSAEIQLERKEAERAAAGKEAPVVTPLMMYVRQQRAAKSMAQRPGSRLSRKVAGVVTSSSSPKRSSEKRRSSTYVVRDSTKEKPTYIMVPKREEHTHREKAIAGNSDATSGGTSGSGQAGEAKRDKIVILKGRGRVDSNTPDGATQQSSTPVKSVPPATSRLDQRPEASGRIIKTILSNKEIRSSNPSQHEQEGHVFNTEKDKRPPRAVNPRTIVKDQLVENSERSHFDEKTNHLHGSAPIGEKVERHARNRDRPDRGVWAPRRYDKSTSGGGSHASSSDFPQIQSHSGDNVSQIADGHGDRKTDTRGHGGSRGVPVENGHRHANRRGPPRGPKETEISASVPDGKNSKRGSASYGAHERQVWVQKSSSGS
- the LOC8080328 gene encoding regulator of nonsense transcripts UPF3 isoform X1, whose amino-acid sequence is MKDPAHRTKVVLRRLPPAIAQQAVVDQVDARFAGRYDWACFRPGNASQKNHRYSRLYLNFKRPEDVVEFAEVFNGHVFVNEKGAQFKAFVEYSPSQQVPKSNIKKDGREGTIMKDPEYLEFLELISKPTEHLPSAEIQLERKEAERAAAGKEAPVVTPLMMYVRQQRAAKSMAQRPGSRLSRKVAGVVTSSSSPKRSSEKRRSSTQYVVRDSTKEKPTYIMVPKREEHTHREKAIAGNSDATSGGTSGSGQAGEAKRDKIVILKGRGRVDSNTPDGATQQSSTPVKSVPPATSRLDQRPEASGRIIKTILSNKEIRSSNPSQHEQEGHVFNTEKDKRPPRAVNPRTIVKDQLVENSERSHFDEKTNHLHGSAPIGEKVERHARNRDRPDRGVWAPRRYDKSTSGGGSHASSSDFPQIQSHSGDNVSQIADGHGDRKTDTRGHGGSRGVPVENGHRHANRRGPPRGPKETEISASVPDGKNSKRGSASYGAHERQVWVQKSSSGS